The following coding sequences lie in one Rutidosis leptorrhynchoides isolate AG116_Rl617_1_P2 chromosome 4, CSIRO_AGI_Rlap_v1, whole genome shotgun sequence genomic window:
- the LOC139841304 gene encoding uncharacterized protein — translation MNLINQQLIDLDILIDAGDENSKFYHCSLKHKRGVQNIQGLMLDGVWEVEPGTIKSKFYEFYKAKFDEHCSGATFSHVDPYYKLSVDEANFLEREVDDAEIKRDVWDCGSSKAPVQNPVLITDFRPISLVSFFYKIVSKILTKRLLPFIDKLISPVQSAFIAGRQILDGSMMLSEIISWFKKVNKKLLLFKVDFEKAFDSVNWEYLIFMLSSLGYGSIEIG, via the exons ATGAATTTGATCAACCAACAACTTATTGATCTAGATATCTTAATTGATGCAG GAGATGAAAATTCAAAGTTTTATCATTGCTCGCTTAAACATAAACGAGGTGTTCAAAACATTCAGGGTTTGATGCTAGACGGAGTTTGGGAGGTCGAGCCTGGCACTATTAAAAGTAAGTTTTATGAGTTCTACAAAGCTAAATTTGACGAACACTGTTCGGGTGCTACTTTTTCTCACGTTGATCCGTATTATAAGTTATCGGTTGATGAAGCTAATTTTCTTGAAAGAGAGGTCGATGATGCGGAAATAAAACGTGATGTGTGGGATTGTGGTAGTTCGAAAGCTCCAG TGCAAAACCCTGTTCTTATTACCGATTTTCGTCCCATCTCCTTGGTTAGTTTCTTTTATAAGATTGTTTCGAAGATTCTTACCAAAAGGTTACTCCCGTTTATTGATAAATTAATTAGCCCGGTTCAGTCAGCGTTTATTGCAGGACGTCAGATTTTAGATGGCTCGATGATGTTATCTGAGATCATTTCATGGTTCAAGAAAgttaataaaaagttattattGTTCAAGGTAGATTTTGAGAAAGCATTCGATTCGGTCAACTGGGAGTATCTAATCTTTATGTTATCCTCCTTGGGGTATGGCTCGATTGAAATTGGATAA